The following is a genomic window from Miltoncostaea oceani.
TCTCGCAGCGTCACGCCGAGATCGTCGAGGAGGCGACCGCGCGCGGGTACGTGAGCGCCCGCGGCATCGATGTCATCCAGCGCGAGACCCGTGATCGAAAGCGCGTCGTCTCGCGCGAGCGTGCCGCGAGCCAATGGCGCGCCCGCGCGGCCGAGCACGGCTTCGGCGCACGGGAGCTCGCCGCTCTGATCGGCCGCTCGCGAGGCGTGGATGCCCAGGAGCAGCGGGCCGCCCTCGAGGCGTGTCGATCGAAGATGCTCGGGCCGGCAGGCCTCACGCAGCGCAGCGCCCACTTCACCCGTCGTGAGGTGATCCAGGCGCTTGCCGAAGCTCACCCGGGCGGAGCCGCTGCGTGTGTCCTCGAGGCCCTGGCGGACCAGTTCATCGCGACCTCGTGCGTGTCGCTTCTCGCCGCCCGCGTAGAGGCGAATCGTGGACACCAGGAGGCCCTCTTCTCAACGCCCGACATGCTTCGCTGCGAGGCTCGCTTGCTCGCGACGGCCTCAGGCGTGGACCCGCGCGGTGGGATCGTCGCCGCTCGGAGCGCAGTCGACGGAGCGATCAGCGCCCGGCCGACGCTCGGCTCGGATCAGGCGGCAGCGGTGCGCCATCTCTGCTTGGGGGACGCTCGCGTGCGCGTCATGGAGGCAGGGGCGGGGACCGGCAAGACCTTCGCGCTCGAGGCGGTGCGCGAGGCCTACGAGAGCTCGCACATCCCGGTCATCGGTGTCGCCTGGCAGGGCCAAGCCGCCGACGTTCTCCAGCGCGACGCCGGCATCCAGTCGGAGACGGCGGCACTCCTCCTGGACCGCCTCGCTCGTGGGGACACGGACGCCATTCCGGCCGGTGCGGTGATCGTCTGTGACGAGGCCTCGATGATGCCGACGCGCGCACTGGAGCGGCTCGCGAGCGAGGCGGCTCAGCGCTGCGCCCGACTCATCCTGGTCGGAGATCGGGCTCAGCTTCCGGCCATCGACGCCGCGGGTGGCTTCGCTGCGCTCGCTGATCGACTCGGCTCCGCCGAGCTGACCGAGAACCGGCGCCAGCGCACGGACTTACAACGTCAGGTCGCCGAGCGACTCGCCGACGGACGCCCGGCCGATGCGCTCGCGCTCCTCGCTGACCATGACCGCCTCCACGCGTTCGACGACGGCCGCGAAGCGCGCGCGGCGCTGGTCGCGGCGTGGGCTCAGGCCTCGCTCGCTGATCCCGCACGCGGGCTGATCCTGGCTCACGACCGTCACGAGGTCGCCACCCTCAATCTGATGGCGCGGCGCGCACTGGACGATGCCGGCCTGCTCGGGCCCTCGAGGCTGACGGCGTCCGGTCGCGAGTGGGCCGCCGGCGATCGGGTCGTCTGCCGGCGCAACGACTACCGGGTGGGCGTCCGCAACGGTACGCGCGGAACGGTCGTCCAGATCGACTCCGCGAGCAAGGCCTTGCTCGTGCGCGTCGACGACGCAGGGGTGGTGCGGCTGCCCGAGGGCTACCTCGATGACGTCCAGTACGGGTACGCCCTTACCGGGCACATCAGCCAAGGGGCCACGGTCGATCGAACCTTCCTTTCGGCGACGCCGGAACGTGGAGGCAGGGAGTGGGCGTATGTGGCTTCGAGCCGCCAGCGTGTCGATCTCACGCTCTTCGCCGTGCACCACGAGCCCGAGCAGATGGAGTCCGCACTCGCTCGTTCGTGGGCGCGCTCGGATGCGAAACGACTAGCCCTCGACCACGTCGAGGGTCCGTCCCGCTCGACGGCCGTGGATGCTGCCCGAAGTGCCCTCGATGCCGAACTTCCGGAAAGGAGGGCTGCAAGGTTGCGCGATCTTTCGGAGCGTCGGGAGCAGGCCCGGGGAAGGGCAGGGGCGACGTCTGGCGAGGAAGCCGCCGGTGACCGCCTGGAGGCCCAGATCCTTAGCGCTGAACTACGCCAGCTGGCGCACGCGGGAACCGCGTGGACGGTGCTTTCGGAGATCGCCCATCCTTCTCCTCGGGCAGAGCACCTGTTCGGCCCACGGCCCACCACTACGCTCGACCGTCAAGCATGGGAGGCCGAGGTGACGCGCGCGGTGGCCGCCCACCCTGGGCGCGACCCGGAGCGCGCGATCGCTGCCGAACAGAAGGATGCCTCCGGCTCCTACAGAGAACGCTGAGCCGGCGTGTGCGGCCTACTGCCACCGACGCCTCTTGGCTGCCGATTGACCCGATCGGCCTCCGGCGCCTACTGGGCAGAGTGCGCTCGACTTCTCCGTGAGCGCGCCACCGGCCTCGCGGAGAGATGGCTTCCGTTCCGGCTGGTTGGTCTTGTGCGAGCCGGCCGCCGGGCGGGTCGTGGCGCGAGCGCCGCCTAACGCGGTCTGATGCCGGGATGGCGCCAAGAGATGACGATCAGCAGGCCGAGCAGACCCACAAGAAGCAACGTCAGCAGCGTTGCCCGCAGTGTTGCTCCCCCCTTCGTCTTGACCGGCAACCGCCTAGT
Proteins encoded in this region:
- the mobF gene encoding MobF family relaxase — encoded protein: MLDSEMLTIRAAKGPDYYERAEFARDDYYEERGQLRGSWEGTGAEVLGLSGAPGDGALGELLEGRDPSTGTELAGTGQRRGGNVAFDLTFTAPKSVSVLAAVGDESIRQAVLAAQADGARAGLDYLERRACFVRRGRNGVTVLPGQGFAGAMYLHEMARSGDPHVHAHVVIANRVKGPDGRWSAPDMRPVFAEAKTAGTIAEAAMRDALSRSLGVGWGPLRNGIAELAGVPARVCEHFSQRHAEIVEEATARGYVSARGIDVIQRETRDRKRVVSRERAASQWRARAAEHGFGARELAALIGRSRGVDAQEQRAALEACRSKMLGPAGLTQRSAHFTRREVIQALAEAHPGGAAACVLEALADQFIATSCVSLLAARVEANRGHQEALFSTPDMLRCEARLLATASGVDPRGGIVAARSAVDGAISARPTLGSDQAAAVRHLCLGDARVRVMEAGAGTGKTFALEAVREAYESSHIPVIGVAWQGQAADVLQRDAGIQSETAALLLDRLARGDTDAIPAGAVIVCDEASMMPTRALERLASEAAQRCARLILVGDRAQLPAIDAAGGFAALADRLGSAELTENRRQRTDLQRQVAERLADGRPADALALLADHDRLHAFDDGREARAALVAAWAQASLADPARGLILAHDRHEVATLNLMARRALDDAGLLGPSRLTASGREWAAGDRVVCRRNDYRVGVRNGTRGTVVQIDSASKALLVRVDDAGVVRLPEGYLDDVQYGYALTGHISQGATVDRTFLSATPERGGREWAYVASSRQRVDLTLFAVHHEPEQMESALARSWARSDAKRLALDHVEGPSRSTAVDAARSALDAELPERRAARLRDLSERREQARGRAGATSGEEAAGDRLEAQILSAELRQLAHAGTAWTVLSEIAHPSPRAEHLFGPRPTTTLDRQAWEAEVTRAVAAHPGRDPERAIAAEQKDASGSYRER